In Deinococcus maricopensis DSM 21211, the sequence TCGAACGCCACGAACACAGTCACCGCGTGCACTACTACGACCCCGTCGGCTTCGAAGCAACCGTGTACGCCCCCACCAAGAACCTCCGCATGAAAAACGACACCGACAAGCACCTGTTCGTGCAGGCCAGCTGGGACAAACGCGCGCAGACCCTGCGCTTCGACCTGTTCGGCGCGCAACCCGACCGGACCGTGAACATCAGCAAGCCCGTCGTGACGAACTTCAAGGCGCCCGCCCCCGCCACCTACACGCCCGACCCCCGCGTGCGCGTCGGCGGACGCCGCCTGCTCGACCAGCCCATGCAGGGCATGACCAGCGTCATCACCCGCACCGTGAAGCTGCCCGGCGGGCAGGTCCGCAAAGACACCCTCAAGAGCGTGTACAAACCCTGGGGCGCCGTGTACGGCGTGAACCCCCGCGACAACCGCCTCCGCTGAACCCCACCCCGAACGGCGCGCGCCCACCCGTACAGTGGGCGCATGCCAACGCCCGACGTGCCCGGCACCCTCCGCACCGCGAGGCTGCTGCTCCGCGGCCCACGCGTGCAGGACGCCGCGGCCCTGCACGCCGCCATCCACGCCTCCCTCCCCGAACTGCAACCCTGGATGACCTGGGCGCAGACCCCTCCTGACCTCCCCGGCGCCGCCCAGAACCTCGCGAACGCCGCGCACCACTTCCAGACGCGCGAATCCCTCCGGTACCTCGTATGGGACGCCGCCGGCACCACCCTGATCGGCAGCAGCGGCTACCACGCCCTCGACTGGCGCGTCCCCAAAGGCGAACTCGGGTACTGGATCGCCACCGCCCACACCGGCCACGGCTACGCCACCGAAGTCGCCCGCGCCCTCACCGACCTCGCCCTGGGCCCCCTCGGGTTCCGGCGTCTCGAGATCCGCTGCGACAGCCGCAACGAACGCAGCGCCCGCATTCCCCGCGCGCTCGGGTACACCCTCGACGCGACCTTCCGCCACGACGACGTCGCCGCGAACGACCCCACCCAGCTGCGCGACACGCTCGTGTTCGCCCGCGTGCCGTAACGCCCGCAGCGCCCCGCAGGGCACAATCAACGTATGCGTCCCCCCACGACTCTGCTGACCACCCTCGCCCTCCTCGCCGCGCCCCACGCGCACGCCGCCGACACGACCGCCAACGCCGGCCCCCTCACGTACACCGGCACGGTCACCGCCGGCGACCTCGTCGGCACCCCCATCACGTTCCGGCTGCAACTCCAGAACGGCGACCTCACCGGCACCGTCACGGGCGGCGACGCCCTCGGCCTCAGCGGCCCCATCGCCAAAGGCAGCTACTGGGAAAACGGCCGCTGCATCGTGCGCGTCCCCGGCCCGTCCCGCACCACCTACGAGTTCTACGGCCGCTGCACCACCGACGCGTACACCGGCAGTTTCACGCGGTCCGGCCCGAACTTCATCACGGGTGACTTCAAGGCCGCCGGCACCAACACCGCCAAAGCCCCCGCGCCCCTCACCGTGCCGACCACCAAACTCACCTGCGCGTACATGCTCTACAAAGGCCCCAACGAACCGCAGGAGCTGCGCTTCTCGAACATGGGCGCCCTCACGCTGCGCGCCAACGGCACGTACCTCGCCGGCACCGGCGTCACCGGCCGGTGGAAACGCGAAGGCAACACCGTCCGCCTGATCGGCGGCGCGTGGAACGACCGCACCGCCACCCTCGAACTCGACCGCAGCGGCAAAACCAAACTGGTGTTCCGCAGCGTCGACCCGGACATCACTTCCTGCACGCAGGGCCGCTGACGCCCACCCACGCGCTCAGGGCACCAACCGCGTGCCCGCCTCGCCGCGCACCGCAGCTGCCAGCACGCCCGCGCCCATACCGCTGGCGATGGTCGCAAACGGCGCGCCCGCCGCCAGCGCGTCCAGCGCTGCCCGCACCTTCGGGATCATGCCGCCCGCAATCCACCCCTCCACAATGCCGCCCTCCGCCTCCGCGCGCGTCAGCAGCGGCGCGCGGCTCGCCGGGTCCGGGAACGCCCGGTACACGCCGTCCACGTCCGTCAGGAACACCACGCCCTCCCCGAGCGCGCCCGCCACGGCCCCCGCCGCGGTGTCCGCGTTCACGTTCATGACCTC encodes:
- a CDS encoding GNAT family N-acetyltransferase translates to MPTPDVPGTLRTARLLLRGPRVQDAAALHAAIHASLPELQPWMTWAQTPPDLPGAAQNLANAAHHFQTRESLRYLVWDAAGTTLIGSSGYHALDWRVPKGELGYWIATAHTGHGYATEVARALTDLALGPLGFRRLEIRCDSRNERSARIPRALGYTLDATFRHDDVAANDPTQLRDTLVFARVP